The Nitrospirota bacterium genome has a segment encoding these proteins:
- a CDS encoding ATP-binding cassette domain-containing protein — translation MALIEVKELKKHFLLRVSPMRHELLKAVDGVSLSLEKEMVLSIVGESGCGKSTIARLILRLILPTEGKVLFKDRDVFELKGDKLKAFRKSVQIIFQDPFASLNPRKTVFDTISEPLKIHGLSRKSELKDKVIELLRQVGLNDVLSSYPHEFSGGQRQRLCIARALATSPEVIVADEPLSALDVSIQAQILNLLIELKRQFRLSFIFISHDLRVVEYLSNEVAVMYLGKIVEFSPAEELFGKPLHPYTEVLLSSLPSIKPVVRTKPSLKGDVPSPINIPSGCPFHPRCPKRFQPCDRVIPLLKEHMGRLVSCHLWNPF, via the coding sequence ATGGCACTAATAGAGGTTAAGGAGCTCAAAAAGCACTTCCTCCTCAGGGTATCTCCAATGAGGCATGAACTTCTTAAGGCAGTGGACGGAGTCAGCCTTTCATTAGAGAAAGAAATGGTGCTTTCCATAGTTGGAGAATCAGGATGCGGAAAATCCACCATAGCAAGGCTCATCCTGAGGCTCATCCTGCCAACAGAAGGCAAGGTGCTATTCAAGGACAGGGATGTCTTTGAATTGAAAGGCGACAAGCTAAAGGCATTCAGAAAGTCAGTTCAGATTATATTTCAGGACCCATTTGCATCCCTTAATCCGAGAAAGACTGTATTTGATACAATCTCAGAGCCTCTTAAGATACATGGGCTTTCAAGGAAATCCGAGCTAAAAGACAAGGTTATAGAGCTTTTAAGACAGGTCGGGCTGAATGATGTCCTTAGCTCATACCCTCATGAGTTTAGCGGAGGACAGAGGCAGAGACTCTGCATTGCGAGGGCACTTGCTACATCCCCGGAGGTCATTGTTGCGGATGAGCCTCTTTCTGCTTTAGATGTCTCCATACAGGCACAAATCCTGAATCTTCTTATCGAGCTAAAGAGGCAGTTCAGACTTTCGTTCATCTTCATAAGCCATGACCTCAGGGTTGTCGAATACTTAAGCAATGAGGTGGCAGTGATGTACCTTGGAAAGATTGTAGAGTTTTCGCCTGCAGAGGAGCTTTTTGGCAAGCCCCTTCACCCATATACAGAGGTATTACTTTCCTCTTTGCCAAGCATAAAACCAGTGGTCAGGACAAAACCATCTTTAAAAGGCGATGTGCCAAGCCCTATAAATATACCTTCGGGATGTCCGTTTCATCCGAGATGCCCAAAGAGATTTCAGCCCTGCGACAGGGTCATCCCATTGCTAAAGGAACACATGGGAAGATTGGTTTCATGCCATCTCTGGAACCCCTTTTAG
- a CDS encoding ABC transporter ATP-binding protein: protein MSLLEVRGLNISFKAKPVRIVNDLNFSLSEGSVSGLVGESGCGKSLTALSIMGILPQNFQAQGSVLLNGRNLLGLRDEEMQKVRGKEVSMIFQEPMTSLNPVLRVGYQIKEAITTHLKVSKKHADEMTVDLLRAVKIPSPEIRLREYPHQMSGGMRQRIMIAMAIACNPSLLIADEPTTALDVTIEAQILELLKGLIETRDMSILLITHDLGIIRENAKDVAVMYAGRLVETASTEEIFSSPAHPYTIGLLESLPQRKDIPLTPIPGSVPKLESLPAGCKFSPRCRFMKPECQKEEPILREISSGHSSRCIRAEEIRWH from the coding sequence GTGTCCCTTCTTGAGGTAAGGGGACTTAATATATCCTTCAAAGCAAAACCAGTAAGGATTGTAAATGACCTGAATTTTAGCCTAAGTGAAGGCTCTGTATCAGGACTTGTTGGCGAAAGCGGATGTGGAAAAAGCCTTACTGCCCTTTCCATTATGGGCATACTTCCTCAGAATTTTCAGGCACAAGGAAGTGTACTCCTTAATGGCAGAAACCTTCTTGGTCTGAGGGATGAGGAGATGCAGAAGGTAAGGGGCAAGGAGGTCTCTATGATATTTCAGGAGCCGATGACCTCTTTAAACCCGGTATTAAGGGTTGGCTACCAGATAAAAGAGGCTATCACCACCCACCTTAAGGTCTCAAAAAAACATGCCGATGAAATGACAGTTGACCTCTTGAGGGCAGTGAAGATTCCATCTCCAGAGATTCGTTTGAGGGAATATCCGCACCAGATGTCAGGAGGGATGAGGCAGAGGATAATGATAGCAATGGCAATTGCATGTAATCCCTCTTTGCTGATTGCCGATGAGCCAACAACTGCCCTCGATGTAACGATAGAGGCACAAATCCTCGAACTCCTTAAGGGGCTTATAGAGACAAGGGATATGTCCATACTTCTTATAACTCACGACTTGGGGATAATAAGGGAAAACGCAAAGGATGTTGCGGTTATGTATGCAGGAAGGCTTGTCGAGACTGCATCTACCGAGGAGATATTCTCATCTCCGGCTCATCCATACACTATAGGGCTTCTTGAATCCCTGCCACAAAGAAAGGATATACCTCTTACGCCAATACCAGGCTCTGTGCCAAAGTTAGAGAGCCTTCCGGCAGGCTGTAAGTTTTCTCCGAGGTGCAGGTTTATGAAGCCTGAGTGTCAAAAGGAAGAGCCAATTCTAAGGGAAATCTCCTCAGGGCACAGCTCAAGGTGCATTAGGGCAGAGGAGATAAGATGGCACTAA